Proteins encoded within one genomic window of Cellulomonas flavigena DSM 20109:
- a CDS encoding glycoside hydrolase family 9 protein, with protein MVSTPDPRGRRVRWLAGTTAAALLVAPALASTASGAPVSTVHDFSDGPQGWFSYDNTGSVSSSADTGELCAVVDGGDQPWDIALQHDDVTYERDATYTVSFDAHASAPVTVPMQGGVGYPAAFGHSVVLDGTSTPTHVEFTFTPADWPTSPDPAVSPVDDDWTSATGQVSFQLGGQSASYTFCVDDFSLTSGTRIVHDFTAGDMGEFDMYDSAGGGTARPGTDGVSACIDLQGGYANPYEAGLEYKYVDVVEGRNYVLELTAYASEEANVNVLVGQYGDPWHRVLSTEAALTTTPQTFRYPFTADATFSSDPATAWGRIQVELGRKVAPYTFCVTSLSLVETTQAPPPYAPETGPRVRVNQVGYLPDGPQRATLVTDETDAVTWELLSGATVVETGETTPHGVDPSAGLNVHVIDLGGVPAGSYTLRADGETSHPFVVDAGIYQDLRQDALDYFYPVRSGIAIDGAIIGDARFTRAAGHVGRPGEATPNQGDVAVPCITPAEAQNLYGDWTCDYTLDVTGGWYDAGDHGKYVVNGGIAVAQLLGTYERTLYAPTGDPDALGDGSMDIPLDEQSNGVPDPLDEARWELEWMLRMQVPAGQPLAGMVHHKVHDVDWTGLPLMPADDPQERRLHRPSTAATLNLAAVAAQGARLWEPYDPEFAAELLAAARVAWDAAQANPVLLAPAPNADPSPGGGPYDDTDVSDEAYWAAAELFLTTGENAFRDAVLTSEQHTADVFSDGFFWGEVAALARMDLAVVESEIPGRTAIRRSVVEGAELFLAKQQAQPFGQAYAGDADGDYDWGSNSSILNNQVILGTAFDLTSEQRFADAVLESMDYLLGRNALNLSYVTGYGTAFSQNQHSRWFAHSLTESLPNPPKGSVAGGPNSLTGTWDPVIAGLYGPDRMCAPQLCYVDDIQSWSTNEITVNWNSALSWVASFVADQQAGDRSDAGTVAWVVTDPSDTSVAAGADATFTVGTTGSPTPTVQWQQLVDGAWVDVADATGATLRLTARTADSGAQYRAYVANAFGGAYSEPATLTVTAAGTGTPTPGADTSGTPGTPGGGPRVAGAGPLAATGAHAGALLGTGLLLLVAGAGAVAMARRARPRV; from the coding sequence GTGGTTTCCACACCCGACCCGCGCGGCAGGCGCGTCCGGTGGCTGGCCGGCACGACGGCCGCCGCGCTGCTCGTCGCGCCGGCCCTCGCCTCCACCGCCTCCGGCGCGCCCGTCAGCACCGTGCACGACTTCTCCGACGGCCCGCAGGGCTGGTTCTCCTACGACAACACCGGCTCGGTGTCGTCGTCGGCGGACACCGGTGAGCTGTGCGCGGTCGTCGACGGCGGCGACCAGCCGTGGGACATCGCGCTCCAGCACGACGACGTGACGTACGAGCGCGACGCGACGTACACCGTGTCGTTCGACGCGCACGCCAGCGCACCGGTGACGGTCCCGATGCAGGGCGGCGTGGGGTACCCCGCGGCGTTCGGCCACTCGGTCGTGCTCGACGGCACGTCCACGCCGACGCACGTCGAGTTCACCTTCACCCCCGCGGACTGGCCGACGAGCCCGGACCCGGCCGTCTCCCCCGTCGACGACGACTGGACCAGCGCGACCGGCCAGGTGTCCTTCCAGCTCGGGGGGCAGTCCGCGTCGTACACGTTCTGCGTCGACGACTTCTCGCTGACGTCGGGCACGCGGATCGTCCACGACTTCACGGCCGGGGACATGGGCGAGTTCGACATGTACGACTCGGCCGGCGGCGGCACCGCCCGGCCCGGCACCGACGGCGTGAGCGCCTGCATCGACCTGCAGGGGGGCTACGCCAACCCGTACGAGGCAGGGCTCGAGTACAAGTACGTCGACGTCGTGGAGGGCCGCAACTACGTCCTGGAGCTCACCGCCTACGCGAGCGAGGAGGCGAACGTCAACGTGCTCGTCGGGCAGTACGGCGACCCGTGGCACCGCGTGCTGTCGACCGAGGCCGCACTGACCACCACGCCCCAGACGTTCCGGTACCCGTTCACCGCGGACGCGACCTTCAGCTCCGACCCCGCGACCGCGTGGGGGCGCATCCAGGTCGAGCTGGGCCGCAAGGTCGCTCCGTACACGTTCTGCGTCACGAGCCTGTCGCTCGTCGAGACCACGCAGGCTCCCCCGCCGTACGCGCCGGAGACCGGCCCGCGGGTGCGCGTCAACCAGGTCGGCTACCTGCCCGACGGTCCGCAGCGCGCCACGCTCGTCACGGACGAGACGGACGCGGTGACGTGGGAGCTGCTGTCCGGCGCCACGGTCGTGGAGACGGGCGAGACCACGCCGCACGGGGTGGACCCGAGCGCCGGCCTCAACGTGCACGTCATCGACCTCGGCGGCGTCCCCGCCGGCTCCTACACCCTGCGGGCCGACGGCGAGACGAGCCACCCGTTCGTCGTCGACGCCGGCATCTACCAGGACCTGCGGCAGGACGCGCTCGACTACTTCTACCCCGTGCGCTCCGGCATCGCGATCGACGGCGCGATCATCGGCGACGCCCGGTTCACGCGCGCCGCCGGGCACGTCGGGCGCCCCGGCGAAGCGACGCCCAACCAGGGTGACGTCGCCGTCCCGTGCATCACCCCGGCGGAGGCGCAGAACCTCTACGGCGACTGGACGTGCGACTACACGCTCGACGTGACCGGTGGCTGGTACGACGCCGGCGACCACGGCAAGTACGTCGTCAACGGCGGCATCGCGGTCGCGCAGCTGCTCGGCACCTACGAGCGCACCCTGTACGCCCCCACCGGCGACCCGGACGCGCTCGGCGACGGCAGCATGGACATCCCGCTCGACGAGCAGAGCAACGGCGTGCCGGACCCGCTGGACGAGGCCCGCTGGGAGCTCGAGTGGATGCTGCGCATGCAGGTCCCCGCCGGGCAGCCGCTGGCCGGCATGGTCCACCACAAGGTGCACGACGTGGACTGGACGGGCCTGCCGCTGATGCCGGCCGACGACCCGCAGGAGCGGCGTCTGCACCGTCCGTCGACCGCGGCGACCCTCAACCTCGCGGCCGTCGCGGCACAGGGCGCCCGCCTGTGGGAGCCGTACGACCCGGAGTTCGCCGCCGAGCTGCTCGCCGCGGCCCGCGTGGCCTGGGACGCGGCGCAGGCCAACCCCGTCCTGCTCGCGCCGGCGCCCAACGCCGACCCGAGCCCCGGCGGTGGCCCGTACGACGACACGGACGTCAGCGACGAGGCCTACTGGGCCGCGGCCGAGCTGTTCCTCACCACCGGTGAGAACGCGTTCCGTGACGCGGTCCTGACGAGCGAGCAGCACACGGCCGACGTCTTCTCCGACGGGTTCTTCTGGGGCGAGGTCGCCGCGCTGGCGCGCATGGACCTCGCGGTCGTCGAGTCCGAGATCCCCGGTCGCACGGCGATCCGCCGGTCGGTCGTGGAGGGCGCGGAGCTGTTCCTCGCGAAGCAGCAGGCCCAGCCGTTCGGCCAGGCGTACGCCGGGGACGCCGACGGCGACTACGACTGGGGGTCGAACTCCTCGATCCTCAACAACCAGGTGATCCTCGGGACCGCGTTCGACCTGACGAGCGAGCAGCGGTTCGCCGACGCCGTCCTGGAGTCGATGGACTACCTGCTGGGCCGCAACGCGCTCAACCTGTCGTACGTCACGGGGTACGGCACGGCGTTCTCGCAGAACCAGCACAGCCGGTGGTTCGCCCACTCGCTGACCGAGTCGCTGCCGAACCCCCCGAAGGGCTCGGTCGCCGGCGGCCCCAACTCGCTGACCGGCACCTGGGACCCGGTGATCGCAGGCCTGTACGGCCCGGACCGCATGTGCGCGCCGCAGCTGTGCTACGTCGACGACATCCAGTCGTGGTCGACCAACGAGATCACCGTCAACTGGAACTCGGCACTCTCGTGGGTGGCGTCGTTCGTCGCCGACCAGCAGGCCGGTGACCGGTCGGACGCCGGCACGGTGGCGTGGGTCGTGACGGACCCGTCCGACACGTCGGTCGCCGCCGGCGCGGACGCCACGTTCACGGTCGGGACCACGGGCTCGCCCACCCCGACGGTGCAGTGGCAGCAGCTCGTCGACGGCGCCTGGGTCGACGTGGCCGACGCCACCGGGGCGACCCTCCGGCTCACGGCACGCACGGCGGACTCCGGCGCGCAGTACCGCGCGTACGTCGCCAACGCGTTCGGCGGCGCCTACTCGGAGCCGGCGACGCTCACGGTGACGGCCGCGGGCACCGGCACCCCGACCCCGGGGGCCGACACCTCCGGGACGCCCGGCACCCCCGGCGGCGGACCGCGCGTCGCCGGCGCCGGACCACTGGCCGCGACCGGCGCGCACGCAGGCGCGCTGCTCGGCACCGGACTCCTTCTCCTCGTCGCGGGAGCCGGTGCGGTGGCCATGGCACGCAGGGCCCGACCGCGCGTCTGA
- a CDS encoding sugar O-acetyltransferase — protein sequence MDEQEVRRRMRAQELYDDEGPGLEALVAERQRAKHLTWRFNMSDPTDVPARQALLREIFGSVGERVWVEAPLQVSYGDNVTLGDDVFVNVGLTLVDDIEVTIGSRVMIAPNVTITVTGHPVHPELRAGMAQFSAPVVIEDDVWLGAHVVVLPGVTIGAGSIVGAGSVVTKDVPPNVVVGGVPARVLRSITDEDRVFTYRAPGALA from the coding sequence ATGGACGAGCAGGAGGTCCGCCGCAGGATGCGGGCGCAGGAGCTGTACGACGACGAGGGCCCGGGCCTGGAGGCCCTGGTCGCGGAGCGGCAGCGCGCCAAGCACCTGACGTGGCGGTTCAACATGTCCGACCCGACCGACGTGCCCGCGCGCCAGGCGCTGCTGCGGGAGATCTTCGGGTCCGTCGGCGAGCGGGTGTGGGTCGAGGCGCCGCTGCAGGTGTCGTACGGCGACAACGTGACGCTCGGCGACGACGTGTTCGTCAACGTCGGCCTCACGCTCGTCGACGACATCGAGGTGACGATCGGCTCGCGTGTGATGATCGCGCCGAACGTGACGATCACGGTCACGGGGCACCCCGTGCACCCCGAGCTGCGTGCGGGCATGGCCCAGTTCTCGGCGCCCGTCGTGATCGAGGACGACGTGTGGCTGGGCGCGCACGTCGTGGTCCTGCCGGGCGTGACGATCGGGGCCGGCTCGATCGTGGGTGCCGGCAGCGTGGTGACCAAGGACGTGCCGCCGAACGTCGTCGTCGGCGGTGTGCCCGCGCGCGTCCTGCGCTCGATCACCGACGAGGACCGCGTCTTCACCTACCGCGCCCCGGGCGCCCTGGCCTGA
- a CDS encoding bifunctional 3'-5' exonuclease/DNA polymerase, giving the protein MPAYVLLSRDAHARSVTLTSLDADATPGDVRVVAADGLTDVVAQVEAADHPRWVWDDTRRWYPPLLDAGVRVERCHDLRLCHTILRHAASAAASRLQQAPPGPFDASAPDEPLPHEPDLLDALRELDEDASPPPSLDAPAPADGDGPDLLAELRDQLDAVTGATQPGRLRLLLAAESGGALVAAEMQHDGLPWDPVRHDELLTDLLGPRPVGGGRPRRLEELVTTIRELLADPHLNPDSQPHLLAALRRQGFSLSSTSKWEVRELDHPVVAPLLEYKKLSRLLSANGWAWLDSWVRDGRFRPAYVVGGVVTGRWATDGGGALQLPASLRAAARADDGWRLVVADAAQLEPRVLAAMSGDRAMADAARGSDLYQRIADAGTVPTRTDAKYALLGAIYGATTGSAGMLMPRLARAYPQAVALVEAAARAGERGETVSTWLGRTSPPASAAFLDRLGAAGAEGADPDDVRDARRRARDRGRFTRNFVVQGTAAEWALCWLASLRRRLREIGDGRARLVFFLHDEVVVHSPAQDADAVATAVREAAEEAGRLLFGAAPVEFALDLAVVRSYADA; this is encoded by the coding sequence GTGCCCGCGTACGTCCTGCTAAGCCGTGACGCGCACGCGCGCTCCGTCACGCTGACGTCGCTGGACGCGGACGCGACCCCCGGCGACGTGCGGGTCGTGGCGGCGGACGGGCTCACGGACGTGGTCGCACAGGTCGAGGCCGCCGACCACCCGCGCTGGGTGTGGGACGACACGCGCCGCTGGTACCCGCCGCTGCTCGACGCGGGGGTCCGCGTCGAGCGGTGCCACGACCTGCGGCTGTGCCACACGATCCTGCGGCACGCGGCGTCGGCCGCCGCGTCGCGGCTGCAGCAGGCGCCCCCCGGCCCGTTCGACGCGTCTGCGCCCGACGAGCCGCTGCCCCACGAGCCCGACCTGCTCGACGCGCTGCGCGAGCTCGACGAGGACGCCTCGCCCCCGCCGAGCCTCGACGCCCCCGCGCCGGCGGACGGCGACGGCCCCGACCTGCTCGCCGAGCTCCGTGACCAGCTCGACGCCGTGACAGGCGCCACGCAGCCCGGCCGCCTGCGGCTGCTGCTCGCCGCGGAGTCCGGCGGCGCGCTCGTCGCGGCGGAGATGCAGCACGACGGCCTGCCGTGGGACCCGGTACGCCACGACGAGCTGCTCACTGACCTGCTCGGCCCGCGGCCGGTCGGAGGTGGGCGCCCGCGCCGCCTCGAGGAGCTCGTCACGACGATCCGCGAGCTGCTGGCGGACCCGCACCTGAACCCCGACTCCCAGCCGCACCTGCTCGCGGCGCTGCGCCGGCAGGGGTTCTCGCTGTCCTCGACGAGCAAGTGGGAGGTCCGGGAGCTCGACCACCCCGTCGTCGCGCCGCTCCTGGAGTACAAGAAGCTGTCACGGCTGCTCAGCGCGAACGGGTGGGCGTGGCTCGACTCGTGGGTGCGCGACGGGCGGTTCCGGCCCGCGTACGTCGTCGGGGGCGTCGTCACGGGGCGGTGGGCGACGGACGGCGGCGGCGCGCTGCAGCTGCCCGCCTCGCTGCGGGCGGCGGCGCGCGCCGACGACGGGTGGCGTCTGGTCGTCGCCGACGCCGCGCAGCTCGAGCCGCGTGTGCTGGCCGCGATGTCCGGCGACCGCGCGATGGCCGACGCCGCGCGCGGCTCCGACCTGTACCAGCGCATCGCCGACGCGGGCACCGTCCCCACGCGCACGGACGCGAAGTACGCGCTGCTGGGAGCGATCTACGGTGCGACCACCGGCAGCGCCGGGATGCTGATGCCGCGCCTGGCGCGCGCCTACCCGCAGGCGGTCGCACTCGTCGAGGCGGCGGCACGGGCGGGTGAGCGCGGCGAGACCGTCTCGACGTGGCTGGGCCGCACGTCACCGCCCGCGAGCGCCGCGTTCCTCGACCGCCTCGGCGCGGCGGGGGCCGAGGGCGCCGACCCCGACGACGTGCGCGACGCCCGCCGCCGCGCACGTGACCGTGGCCGGTTCACCCGGAACTTCGTCGTGCAGGGCACGGCGGCCGAGTGGGCGCTGTGCTGGCTCGCGTCGCTGCGCCGCCGGCTGCGGGAGATCGGCGACGGGCGCGCGAGGCTCGTGTTCTTCCTGCACGACGAGGTCGTGGTGCACTCCCCCGCGCAGGACGCCGACGCGGTCGCGACGGCCGTGCGCGAGGCCGCCGAGGAGGCCGGCCGCCTGCTCTTCGGCGCCGCGCCGGTCGAGTTCGCGCTGGACCTCGCGGTGGTCCGCTCCTACGCGGACGCCTGA
- a CDS encoding LacI family DNA-binding transcriptional regulator, which produces MTPRDGRAPTLDQVARLAGVSRSAASRAINNAVHVSPATRQAVERAVRELGYVPNVTAQALARQKVGAVVLAASHDNAELFGDPFFGQVIVGVTAALEDTDLDLKLLLCHSERGHDRVRRMLRRPRADGVMVMALRGDDPLQRIVEASGLPTVYGGRPLHGRPEWYVDVDNRDGGRVAAEHLVALGRRRVATIAGPTDSHAAVARLDGVHDALSAAGLDTALVEHADFTCDGGAHAMQRLLRRDPTIDAVTAASDNMAAGAVRTLQRHGRSVPQDVAVVGFDDLPIAELAHPTLTTVQQPIRALGHEMARTLLSVIDGGTPSSLLLPTRLVVRESAPDVPDR; this is translated from the coding sequence ATGACACCGCGCGACGGTCGGGCGCCCACGCTCGACCAGGTGGCCCGGCTGGCGGGGGTCTCCCGCTCCGCGGCGTCCCGGGCGATCAACAACGCGGTCCACGTCAGCCCCGCGACGCGCCAGGCCGTCGAGCGTGCCGTCCGCGAGCTCGGGTACGTGCCGAACGTGACCGCCCAGGCGCTCGCGCGGCAGAAGGTCGGCGCGGTCGTCCTGGCGGCCTCGCACGACAACGCCGAGCTGTTCGGCGACCCGTTCTTCGGCCAGGTCATCGTCGGCGTCACGGCCGCGCTCGAGGACACCGACCTCGACCTGAAGCTGCTGCTGTGCCACTCCGAGCGCGGCCACGACCGGGTGCGGCGCATGCTGCGACGGCCCCGCGCCGACGGTGTCATGGTGATGGCCCTGCGCGGCGACGACCCCCTGCAGCGCATCGTCGAGGCGTCCGGCCTGCCGACCGTGTACGGCGGCCGGCCGCTGCACGGGCGCCCCGAGTGGTACGTCGACGTCGACAACCGCGACGGCGGGCGGGTCGCGGCCGAGCACCTCGTCGCGCTCGGCCGGCGTCGCGTCGCGACCATCGCCGGGCCCACCGACTCGCACGCGGCCGTCGCCCGCCTCGACGGTGTCCACGACGCGCTGTCCGCCGCCGGCCTCGACACGGCCCTCGTGGAGCACGCTGACTTCACGTGCGACGGCGGTGCGCACGCCATGCAGCGGCTGCTGCGCCGCGACCCGACGATCGACGCCGTGACCGCGGCGTCCGACAACATGGCGGCCGGCGCGGTCCGGACGCTGCAGCGCCATGGGCGCAGCGTCCCGCAGGACGTCGCCGTCGTCGGGTTCGACGACCTGCCGATCGCGGAGCTCGCGCACCCGACCCTGACGACCGTGCAGCAGCCGATCCGCGCGCTCGGGCACGAGATGGCCCGCACGCTGCTGTCCGTCATCGACGGCGGGACGCCCAGCTCGTTGCTGCTGCCGACGCGCCTCGTCGTACGCGAGTCCGCACCGGACGTCCCCGACCGCTGA
- a CDS encoding PrsW family intramembrane metalloprotease gives MSSPYPDRPATPTGAVPAQWVPERRSHPTRDVLALLAVALIGVAALGAVGLVLVQVGVAAGVVGTVLALVPLTVVLLGLKWLDRWEPEPRGALVFGLLWGAGVAVLVSLVVNEVTLYAVAEATGDLEAGAVAAAVVSAPVIEELAKGAGVLVLFLARRRYFDGVVDGIVYAGVVAAGFAFTENILYFGQAGDALAQTFVLRGLVTPFAHLLFTACTGAALGMAARARSRHAVWGLLPLGLLGATVGHAAWNGTSLLAGEAFLLVFLVVQVPVFAGVVGLAFWLRRQESAVIRHRLTEYAAAGWFAPHEVEMLASLPRRSTAVGWATRAGGPAAGEAMRRFQRGATTLAFLRQQAVTGRSDLRRHTESERDLLTAVTSDRHRVLAAAAR, from the coding sequence GTGAGCAGCCCCTACCCGGACCGCCCCGCCACGCCGACCGGCGCCGTCCCCGCGCAGTGGGTGCCCGAGCGGCGCTCCCACCCGACGCGTGACGTCCTCGCGCTGCTCGCGGTCGCGCTCATCGGCGTCGCCGCGCTCGGCGCCGTCGGGCTGGTCCTCGTCCAGGTGGGCGTGGCCGCCGGAGTCGTCGGGACGGTGCTGGCCCTGGTGCCGCTGACCGTCGTGCTGCTGGGCCTGAAGTGGCTCGACCGCTGGGAGCCCGAGCCGCGCGGGGCGCTGGTGTTCGGGCTGCTGTGGGGCGCGGGCGTCGCGGTGCTCGTGTCGCTCGTCGTCAACGAGGTCACGCTCTACGCGGTCGCGGAGGCGACCGGCGACCTGGAGGCGGGAGCCGTGGCCGCGGCCGTCGTGTCCGCGCCCGTGATCGAGGAGCTCGCCAAGGGCGCGGGCGTCCTGGTGCTGTTCCTCGCGCGGCGCCGCTACTTCGACGGCGTCGTCGACGGCATCGTGTACGCCGGCGTCGTCGCGGCCGGCTTCGCCTTCACCGAGAACATCCTGTACTTCGGCCAGGCGGGCGACGCACTCGCCCAGACGTTCGTGCTGCGCGGCCTCGTGACGCCGTTCGCGCACCTGCTGTTCACGGCGTGCACGGGCGCCGCGCTCGGCATGGCGGCACGTGCTCGCAGCCGGCACGCCGTGTGGGGGCTGCTACCGCTGGGACTGCTGGGTGCGACGGTCGGCCACGCGGCGTGGAACGGGACGAGCCTCCTGGCCGGCGAGGCGTTCCTGCTGGTGTTCCTCGTCGTGCAGGTGCCGGTCTTCGCGGGCGTCGTGGGCCTGGCCTTCTGGCTGCGCCGGCAGGAGTCGGCGGTGATCCGGCACCGGCTGACGGAGTACGCGGCCGCCGGGTGGTTCGCGCCGCACGAGGTGGAGATGCTCGCCTCGCTGCCGCGGCGCAGCACGGCCGTCGGCTGGGCGACCCGTGCGGGCGGCCCGGCCGCCGGCGAGGCGATGCGGCGGTTCCAGCGGGGTGCGACCACGCTGGCCTTCCTGCGTCAGCAGGCCGTGACGGGCCGCAGCGACCTGCGCCGGCACACCGAGTCCGAGCGCGACCTGCTCACCGCCGTCACGAGCGACCGTCACCGTGTGCTGGCGGCCGCGGCACGCTGA